A window from Ignavibacteriota bacterium encodes these proteins:
- a CDS encoding phospho-N-acetylmuramoyl-pentapeptide-transferase, translating to MLYHLFNYLNELYAPPGFGIFKFLSFRSALAAITGLFLAFYVGPKIITYLRKKQIGETIRELGPQTHKLKAGTPTMGGVIIIFSVVVPVLLWADIISTYILLVLLGTLWLGVVGFIDDYMKVVMKKSKGLIARYKLLGQILIGLVVGCVIYFLPEFSEYNTQTTLPFMKNLNFDFSLLYIPMVIFVITATSNAVNLTDGLDGLAIGSMIIVMLAVAVLSYVSGNRIYADYLNVIYLPGSGELTVFIAAFIGAGLGFLWFNFYPAQVFMGDTGSLALGGAFGIIAILIKKELLIPLLGGVFFLETISVIIQRLYFKYTKKKTGEGKRVFKMAPIHHHYELMGWAEPKIVIRFYIITIILAIVSLASFKIR from the coding sequence ATGTTATATCATCTTTTTAATTATTTGAATGAACTTTACGCCCCACCAGGATTTGGGATATTTAAATTTTTATCTTTTAGATCAGCGCTTGCAGCAATTACAGGTTTGTTTCTTGCATTTTATGTCGGTCCAAAAATCATTACTTATTTAAGAAAAAAACAAATAGGTGAAACGATAAGAGAGCTTGGACCTCAAACTCACAAATTAAAAGCTGGTACACCAACAATGGGTGGTGTGATTATAATTTTTTCAGTTGTTGTTCCGGTACTTCTTTGGGCCGATATTATTAGCACATATATTTTACTTGTTTTATTAGGTACACTATGGCTGGGGGTAGTTGGATTTATTGATGATTACATGAAAGTTGTTATGAAGAAATCTAAAGGATTAATTGCACGATATAAATTATTAGGGCAGATATTAATTGGGTTAGTAGTTGGTTGTGTAATTTATTTTTTACCAGAATTTAGTGAATACAATACCCAAACTACATTACCGTTTATGAAAAATCTAAATTTTGATTTTTCATTACTCTACATACCAATGGTAATTTTTGTAATCACGGCAACATCAAATGCTGTAAACTTAACAGATGGATTAGATGGCTTAGCAATTGGCTCAATGATAATTGTGATGCTTGCAGTAGCTGTATTGAGTTATGTTTCAGGTAATAGAATTTATGCTGATTATTTGAACGTTATATATTTACCCGGCTCTGGTGAGCTAACCGTATTTATTGCCGCATTTATTGGCGCAGGTTTGGGATTCTTATGGTTCAATTTCTACCCGGCTCAGGTTTTTATGGGTGATACAGGTTCGCTTGCGCTTGGCGGTGCATTTGGAATTATTGCAATCTTAATAAAAAAGGAATTACTAATCCCATTATTGGGTGGAGTTTTTTTCTTAGAAACTATATCTGTGATAATTCAGAGACTTTATTTTAAGTACACAAAAAAGAAAACCGGTGAAGGAAAAAGAGTTTTTAAAATGGCTCCAATTCATCACCATTACGAGCTTATGGGATGGGCGGAACCGAAGATTGTGATTAGATTTTATATCATTACAATAATTTTAGCAATTGTAAGTTTAGCATCATTTAAAATACGTTAA
- a CDS encoding UDP-N-acetylmuramoyl-tripeptide--D-alanyl-D-alanine ligase: MKITLEDIFNLSTAVIYNPDLYKSVTSVSIDTRTIKKNSLFVAIKGKNFDGHNYIQEAVNKGAIAIVVNRNKLSSLDFIDIPIISVNNTIKAYGELANIWRNKLNAKIISITGSNGKTSTKEMIANLLSSKYKVHKTILNNNNDIGVPLTILSASETDDFIVLEHGTNHFGEIEYTTKIAQPNYAMITNIGSSHLEYLESVEKVFEEKVKLFDFTRADGNIFINNEDKYLKNTTRKFKNTITFGKNNSYVNYQILEISDESKYKIKIEGFKKNLIFTIPLLGKSNIINLVSSITVCLKLGLNKSEILNSIKTLKPVKGRLEEFNFTNFTLIDDTYNANPESVKNALEVLSNYKKRKNKILILGDMFELGKNSKQIHVSIAKELEKSKINFIATIGKNTKHINASIKSKGIDKLHFNDRKKMNMFLEKYDVNDSVILVKGSRGMHMEEFVETIKRNNT, from the coding sequence ATGAAAATAACTTTAGAAGACATATTTAATCTTTCAACAGCAGTAATTTATAATCCTGACTTATATAAATCTGTTACGTCAGTTTCTATAGATACAAGAACAATTAAAAAGAATTCGCTGTTTGTTGCAATTAAGGGTAAAAATTTTGATGGTCATAATTATATTCAAGAGGCTGTAAATAAAGGTGCAATTGCAATTGTTGTTAATCGTAATAAATTATCTTCACTTGATTTTATTGATATCCCAATTATTTCAGTAAATAATACAATAAAAGCTTACGGAGAATTGGCAAACATTTGGCGAAATAAATTAAACGCAAAAATTATTTCTATTACCGGCAGTAACGGAAAAACTTCAACAAAAGAAATGATTGCGAATTTGCTTTCATCAAAATACAAAGTACACAAAACAATTCTAAATAATAATAATGATATAGGTGTTCCTTTAACAATTTTATCAGCTTCGGAAACTGATGATTTTATTGTTCTAGAGCATGGCACAAATCATTTTGGTGAAATAGAATATACTACAAAAATAGCTCAGCCAAATTATGCAATGATCACAAATATTGGTTCATCACATTTAGAATATTTGGAATCAGTGGAAAAAGTTTTTGAAGAAAAAGTTAAATTATTTGATTTTACTAGAGCTGATGGAAATATTTTTATAAATAATGAAGACAAATATTTAAAGAACACAACTCGGAAATTTAAGAATACAATTACATTCGGTAAAAATAATTCCTATGTAAATTATCAGATTCTCGAGATTTCAGATGAATCAAAATATAAGATTAAGATTGAAGGATTTAAAAAAAATCTAATATTTACCATTCCGCTTTTGGGTAAATCAAATATTATAAATCTTGTTTCCTCAATAACAGTATGCCTGAAATTGGGTTTAAATAAATCTGAAATTCTAAATTCTATTAAAACATTAAAACCGGTTAAGGGAAGGCTCGAGGAATTTAACTTCACAAATTTTACTTTGATTGATGATACATATAATGCTAATCCGGAAAGCGTAAAAAATGCTTTAGAAGTTTTATCGAATTATAAAAAAAGAAAAAATAAAATTTTAATTCTAGGTGATATGTTTGAGTTGGGTAAAAATTCAAAACAGATTCACGTAAGTATCGCTAAAGAATTAGAAAAATCAAAAATTAATTTTATTGCAACTATTGGGAAAAATACAAAACACATAAATGCCTCAATAAAATCAAAGGGTATTGACAAATTACATTTTAACGATAGAAAAAAAATGAATATGTTTTTAGAAAAATATGATGTAAATGATTCGGTAATTTTAGTTAAAGGTTCAAGAGGAATGCATATGGAAGAATTTGTTGAAACAATTAAAAGGAATAATACATAA
- a CDS encoding UDP-N-acetylmuramoyl-L-alanyl-D-glutamate--2,6-diaminopimelate ligase: MFLGKILNNVSVIQVIGNPEVVEINKITIDSREAVKGSIFFALKGLKTDGHKFIQQAVSNGVSAVVVDDENVNNDRLLTSNNIVKILVNNARIALAQISSAYYGNPSSQLNLVGITGTKGKTTTSYFLKNIFDNSGLKSGLIGTNKNLIADIEIPTKLTTPESHIINELLSEMIKAKCSNCVMEVSSHAVEMERISNLDFNIGVFTNITSDHLDYHKTFENYLAAKKKFFTSLKSDAKIIYNSDDQNSSKLLSDTTVQKISYSLNEDSDFKISNLEYYLNGTKFDLNYQNKSYNVETKLIGKFNAYNAVAAIGAAVYSNISIEKSVEGIFSTKQVPGRFEVISSNKKKVIIDYSHTADSLHQALEAIKHIVKNDRPIYTVFGCGGDRDKTKRPIMGKIAVNNSKFVYVTSDNPRSENPYDIIQDITSNLNSKNFKVIEDRESAIKSAIIESEDDAVILIAGKGHENYQEIKGVRNYFSDKEIAEKYL, translated from the coding sequence ATGTTTTTAGGTAAAATTTTAAATAATGTTTCCGTTATACAAGTTATTGGCAATCCGGAAGTTGTTGAAATAAATAAAATTACAATTGATTCTCGGGAAGCTGTAAAGGGATCAATATTTTTTGCTTTAAAGGGTTTGAAAACCGACGGACACAAATTTATTCAGCAAGCAGTTAGTAATGGAGTTTCGGCTGTTGTTGTTGACGATGAAAATGTGAATAATGATAGATTATTAACAAGTAACAATATTGTAAAAATATTGGTTAATAATGCAAGAATTGCTCTTGCACAAATATCAAGCGCATATTATGGAAACCCTTCATCTCAGTTAAACTTAGTTGGAATAACCGGAACAAAAGGGAAAACTACAACATCATATTTCTTGAAGAATATTTTTGATAATTCGGGATTGAAATCCGGATTAATAGGAACGAATAAAAATCTAATTGCTGATATAGAAATTCCAACAAAATTAACAACTCCGGAATCGCATATAATTAATGAATTATTGAGTGAAATGATAAAAGCAAAATGCTCAAATTGTGTTATGGAAGTTTCTTCGCATGCGGTTGAAATGGAAAGAATTTCTAATCTTGATTTTAATATTGGTGTATTTACAAATATAACTTCAGATCATTTGGATTATCACAAAACTTTTGAAAATTATTTAGCAGCAAAAAAGAAATTTTTTACTTCATTGAAAAGTGATGCAAAAATTATTTATAACAGTGATGACCAAAATAGTTCGAAATTATTGTCAGATACAACAGTTCAAAAAATATCGTATTCATTAAATGAAGATTCTGATTTTAAAATTTCCAATCTTGAATATTATCTTAATGGAACGAAATTCGATTTAAATTATCAAAATAAAAGTTACAATGTTGAAACAAAATTAATTGGAAAGTTTAATGCATATAATGCCGTTGCAGCAATAGGAGCAGCAGTATATTCAAATATTTCAATTGAAAAATCGGTTGAGGGAATTTTTTCAACAAAACAAGTCCCGGGAAGATTTGAAGTTATTTCTTCAAATAAGAAAAAAGTAATTATAGATTATTCGCATACTGCGGATAGTTTGCATCAAGCATTAGAAGCTATAAAACACATTGTTAAAAATGATAGACCAATTTATACAGTATTCGGATGCGGTGGAGATAGAGACAAAACAAAAAGACCTATTATGGGGAAAATTGCAGTTAATAATAGCAAATTTGTGTATGTAACTTCAGATAATCCTAGAAGTGAAAATCCATATGATATAATTCAAGACATAACTTCAAATTTAAATTCAAAAAATTTTAAAGTAATAGAAGATAGAGAAAGTGCAATAAAATCAGCTATTATAGAAAGTGAAGATGATGCTGTAATTTTAATTGCTGGAAAAGGTCATGAAAATTATCAAGAAATAAAAGGGGTAAGAAATTATTTCTCTGATAAAGAAATTGCGGAAAAATATTTATAA
- a CDS encoding transpeptidase family protein: protein MNNNRALLILIFVLIAFVGLVIKLFSVQIGEHTTYKAKADKQQNRIHVVKAERGIIYDRNKEILAYTKDDVSLFADTRMLKKRPKSKIKVAKELAVIFKTDANKYIRMINNSKGNICLEKKIPKDKSLLLNNFVVDGFFKVEDYTRVYPYKNITSHILGYVDKQSEGLAGLEKMYNEQLRGIDGELHIENDAIGKTVSINYDESVSPTPGYSFQLTIDKVYQKILVTELTNGVTLYKAKSGIGIIANPQTGEILAMANVPDYDPNEYNTYDDFSRRNRALTDTYEPGSTMKSIVMAILLDEDLVQENNIVNTENGKFRIKGALISDTHEFSSLTVRGVLEQSSNIGMVKLSEKIDDDDFYKGLRDFGFGNFTSIDLLGETRGSLKKPNQYSKISKAFMSHGYEISVTPIQMIMAYSAIINGGNLLQPFMLKKILTPNGEIEEEFETNKIRRVISKETSDRMKDIMLGVVENGTGSNARQDNVFVGGKTGTAQKLVNGRYSSWEYNSSFIGFFPVEDPKVICFILLDAPQVGRYGGQAAAPIFKNVTSKILETDFTIQRNKNKIERNELIQNLMTEVNIIDERDNETSFANVSDKNSKAEPKQKIRKNIMPNLVNKTIREAVSILSEMNIKYTIEGNGRILNQSIKPGSSISSKTECKLICSSTSVDKN from the coding sequence ATGAATAACAATAGAGCCTTACTCATATTGATTTTTGTACTAATTGCTTTTGTTGGATTAGTTATAAAATTGTTTAGCGTTCAGATTGGTGAACACACAACTTATAAAGCTAAAGCCGATAAACAGCAGAATAGAATTCATGTTGTAAAAGCAGAACGCGGAATTATCTATGATAGAAATAAGGAAATTTTAGCATACACAAAAGATGATGTTTCCTTATTTGCAGATACAAGAATGCTTAAGAAAAGACCAAAAAGCAAAATTAAAGTTGCTAAGGAACTTGCAGTTATTTTTAAAACAGATGCAAATAAATATATTCGAATGATAAATAACAGCAAGGGTAATATTTGTCTTGAGAAAAAAATTCCAAAAGATAAATCACTATTGCTAAACAATTTTGTTGTTGACGGATTTTTTAAAGTTGAAGATTATACAAGAGTTTATCCATATAAAAATATTACTTCTCATATTTTAGGTTATGTTGATAAGCAATCCGAAGGCTTAGCTGGCTTGGAGAAAATGTACAATGAACAATTAAGAGGAATTGACGGCGAACTTCATATTGAAAATGATGCAATTGGAAAAACAGTATCAATAAATTATGATGAATCAGTTTCGCCAACACCGGGTTATTCTTTCCAGCTTACAATTGATAAAGTTTATCAGAAAATTTTAGTAACTGAATTAACCAACGGAGTTACACTCTATAAAGCAAAATCCGGAATCGGTATAATTGCAAATCCGCAAACCGGTGAAATTTTGGCAATGGCAAATGTTCCGGATTATGACCCAAATGAATATAATACTTATGATGATTTTTCGAGAAGAAATCGTGCATTAACTGATACTTATGAACCCGGTTCTACAATGAAATCAATAGTAATGGCAATACTACTTGATGAAGATTTAGTACAAGAAAATAATATAGTAAATACTGAAAACGGAAAATTTAGAATTAAAGGTGCATTAATTAGTGATACTCATGAATTTTCTTCGCTGACAGTTAGAGGTGTACTGGAGCAATCCAGCAATATTGGTATGGTTAAGTTAAGTGAGAAAATTGATGATGATGATTTCTATAAAGGGCTAAGAGATTTTGGCTTCGGTAATTTTACTTCAATTGATTTATTGGGTGAAACAAGAGGAAGTCTTAAAAAACCTAATCAGTATTCAAAAATTAGTAAAGCATTCATGTCTCACGGATATGAAATTTCAGTTACACCAATTCAAATGATTATGGCTTACTCTGCAATTATAAACGGCGGAAATCTGCTTCAACCATTTATGCTAAAGAAAATTTTAACACCAAATGGTGAAATCGAAGAAGAATTTGAAACAAATAAAATTAGAAGAGTTATTAGTAAAGAAACTTCAGATAGAATGAAGGACATTATGCTTGGTGTAGTTGAAAACGGCACCGGATCAAATGCAAGACAAGATAATGTCTTTGTTGGGGGAAAAACCGGAACAGCACAAAAATTAGTAAATGGTAGATATTCAAGTTGGGAATACAATTCATCGTTTATCGGTTTCTTTCCGGTTGAAGATCCAAAAGTAATTTGTTTTATTTTGCTTGATGCTCCACAAGTTGGCAGATATGGCGGACAAGCTGCTGCACCAATATTTAAAAATGTAACATCAAAAATTCTTGAAACTGATTTTACTATTCAGCGAAACAAAAACAAAATTGAAAGAAATGAACTTATTCAAAATTTAATGACCGAAGTGAACATAATTGATGAAAGAGATAATGAAACTTCGTTTGCGAATGTTTCTGATAAAAATTCAAAAGCTGAACCAAAGCAAAAAATTAGAAAAAATATTATGCCAAACTTAGTAAATAAAACAATTAGAGAAGCTGTATCAATATTAAGTGAAATGAATATTAAATATACAATTGAAGGGAATGGAAGAATTTTAAATCAGAGTATTAAACCGGGAAGTTCTATTTCTTCCAAAACCGAATGCAAATTAATTTGCTCATCTACATCAGTGGATAAGAACTAA
- the rsmH gene encoding 16S rRNA (cytosine(1402)-N(4))-methyltransferase RsmH codes for MAYHVPVMLSETTELLIKNNSGTYFDGTLGFGGHSSNFLKQLDSNSKIIATDKDAAAINYCENLFSDDKRITIYNSSFTEIKNISLLEGINGYDGIFADLGVSSFQFDNADSGFTYREEADLDLRMNKSIGEPAYKFINSADQNEIADVIYKYGEEKNSRKIAREILAERKKKFIKTTIQLKEIIQKIVPVKNLNKTLSRVFQALRIYVNNELEELKLYLEKSVELLKDGGRIVILSYHSLEDRIVKDFFKYESLSCICPPEVPVCICDKKSRLQIITRKPIVASEIEIKNNPRSRSAKLRAAQKI; via the coding sequence ATGGCTTACCATGTGCCGGTTATGTTGAGTGAAACAACAGAACTTCTTATCAAAAATAATTCGGGCACATACTTTGACGGCACTCTCGGTTTTGGCGGACATTCTTCAAATTTTTTAAAACAACTTGATAGCAATTCAAAAATAATTGCAACAGATAAAGATGCTGCAGCAATAAATTATTGTGAAAATTTATTTTCAGATGATAAGCGAATTACAATTTATAACTCAAGTTTTACAGAAATAAAAAATATTTCTCTCCTTGAGGGAATAAATGGTTACGATGGAATTTTTGCTGATTTAGGAGTTTCATCTTTTCAATTTGATAACGCAGATTCCGGATTTACATACAGAGAAGAAGCTGATCTTGATTTGCGAATGAACAAATCAATTGGTGAGCCGGCTTATAAGTTTATTAATTCTGCAGATCAAAATGAAATTGCGGATGTTATTTACAAATATGGTGAAGAGAAAAATTCAAGAAAAATTGCTCGAGAAATTTTGGCTGAAAGGAAAAAAAAGTTTATTAAAACAACTATTCAGTTAAAAGAAATTATTCAGAAAATCGTTCCGGTTAAAAATTTGAATAAAACTCTATCTAGAGTTTTTCAGGCATTAAGAATTTATGTAAATAATGAACTTGAAGAACTTAAATTATATTTAGAAAAATCTGTTGAACTATTAAAAGATGGCGGAAGAATTGTAATTCTATCCTATCATTCTTTAGAAGATAGAATTGTAAAGGATTTTTTTAAATATGAATCGTTAAGCTGTATTTGTCCGCCCGAAGTTCCGGTTTGCATTTGTGATAAAAAAAGCCGACTCCAAATAATAACAAGAAAACCAATTGTTGCAAGTGAAATTGAAATTAAAAATAATCCAAGATCGCGGAGTGCAAAATTAAGAGCAGCTCAAAAAATATAA
- the mraZ gene encoding division/cell wall cluster transcriptional repressor MraZ, translating into MFLGSFNYSIDTKGRISIPAKLRKFMDPKANDSFVMTRGTAKCIDIYPMNLWEELVHEKLKNLNSFEPNEALFLRMFLQQAAEDKLDTQARLLIPKNLIEYAQIDKDVLILGAIKRIEIWNPKIYEEYLKTSELSFEEIAKKVMGA; encoded by the coding sequence ATGTTTTTAGGAAGTTTTAATTACTCAATTGACACAAAAGGAAGAATTAGCATTCCTGCTAAATTGAGGAAATTTATGGATCCTAAAGCAAATGATTCCTTTGTAATGACAAGGGGAACGGCAAAATGTATTGATATTTATCCAATGAATTTGTGGGAAGAATTGGTTCATGAAAAACTTAAAAATTTAAATAGTTTTGAACCAAATGAAGCACTTTTCTTAAGAATGTTTTTACAGCAAGCGGCAGAAGATAAACTTGATACTCAAGCCAGATTGTTAATTCCTAAAAATTTAATAGAATATGCTCAAATTGATAAAGATGTTCTTATTCTTGGTGCAATTAAAAGAATTGAGATTTGGAATCCAAAAATCTACGAAGAATACTTAAAAACCAGCGAGCTATCCTTTGAAGAAATAGCCAAAAAAGTTATGGGTGCTTGA
- a CDS encoding DUF4038 domain-containing protein — protein sequence MKTSTAKIFYVFYLFGFYFVSNLILANNSDTIHVWEMKEITLQSEKKYDFYTDVTCWIELNGPNFSKKIYGFWNGGNNFVIRFVATESGNWNWKSYSNQIEDNGLNNKSGSFIAIEWSEEEKQLNPNRRGFLRATKNGHALEYADGTPYFMVGDTWLAGSTWRLPFRNAETFKNYNPGPGMGFEDAVMYRKAQGFNSVSMISCFPNWDSDIHPSTYADSNKIFLRNAWEKFGYDVSDAKGIDASGGLSYWGTFTSKNMRDEFGNLPFELSEKYLGVSDFTKINPEYFKSLDKKMEYLSKNGFVSLLETVRRDVGPSWKAYFDFNETFARFFQYLISRYGAYNIVFSGIHLDWIPKDFSLTADEFNEALTYHFEKYGTPPFDQPVTSLISSSTHSVFGHDKDCKWLTMHSVGNKPRDHRVADSLEIIFNLKPAYPAINFEPYYTGWNHEINKPNSERPEADSERDNYFARAQMYGSVISGGLSGHVHGTAAYDITTTGEPDGARPHIWEAFKYKSANYMKYLHEFILSEGEKYQDLLLAREDIIPNKTEGSPKDGLDGWIYLMRNSAKDFAILYFENKSALPILINFLPKKEYYFFWFNTITGEWLNKIILESDENGKISLPNFPGNEKISSRDWAAKIIIKNF from the coding sequence ATGAAAACTTCCACAGCAAAAATTTTTTATGTTTTTTATTTATTTGGGTTTTATTTCGTCTCAAATTTAATTCTCGCAAATAATTCTGATACAATTCACGTATGGGAAATGAAAGAAATTACTTTGCAATCTGAAAAGAAATATGATTTTTATACTGATGTTACTTGCTGGATTGAATTAAATGGTCCAAATTTTTCTAAAAAAATTTATGGATTTTGGAATGGCGGTAACAATTTTGTAATTCGTTTTGTTGCAACTGAATCTGGAAATTGGAATTGGAAAAGTTATTCTAATCAAATTGAAGACAATGGATTAAATAATAAATCTGGTTCATTTATTGCAATAGAATGGAGTGAAGAAGAAAAACAATTAAATCCAAATCGAAGAGGATTTTTAAGAGCAACTAAAAATGGACACGCTCTAGAATATGCTGATGGAACTCCTTACTTTATGGTTGGCGATACATGGTTAGCCGGAAGTACTTGGAGACTTCCTTTTAGAAATGCTGAAACATTTAAGAATTATAATCCCGGACCCGGAATGGGTTTTGAAGATGCAGTAATGTATAGAAAAGCTCAAGGATTTAATTCAGTAAGTATGATTTCATGTTTTCCAAATTGGGATTCGGATATTCATCCTAGTACTTATGCAGATTCAAACAAAATATTTTTAAGAAATGCTTGGGAAAAATTTGGTTATGACGTAAGTGATGCAAAGGGAATTGATGCTTCCGGCGGTTTAAGTTATTGGGGAACTTTTACATCAAAAAATATGCGGGATGAATTTGGGAATCTTCCTTTTGAATTATCTGAAAAATATTTAGGTGTTTCAGATTTCACAAAAATAAATCCTGAATATTTTAAAAGTTTAGATAAGAAAATGGAATATTTATCTAAAAATGGATTTGTATCATTGCTTGAAACTGTTAGAAGAGATGTTGGTCCATCATGGAAAGCATATTTCGACTTTAATGAAACATTTGCACGATTTTTTCAATATCTAATTTCCCGTTATGGTGCTTATAATATTGTATTTAGCGGAATTCATCTTGATTGGATTCCAAAAGATTTTAGTCTAACCGCTGATGAATTTAATGAAGCATTAACTTATCATTTTGAAAAATATGGAACACCGCCTTTTGATCAACCCGTTACATCATTAATAAGCAGTTCAACTCATTCAGTTTTCGGGCATGATAAAGATTGTAAATGGCTAACAATGCACAGTGTTGGTAATAAACCAAGAGATCATAGAGTAGCAGATTCATTAGAAATAATTTTTAATCTTAAACCGGCTTATCCAGCCATCAATTTTGAGCCATATTATACGGGATGGAATCACGAAATTAATAAACCGAATAGCGAACGTCCTGAAGCTGATTCCGAAAGAGATAATTATTTTGCACGAGCACAAATGTATGGTTCTGTTATATCGGGTGGATTAAGCGGACACGTTCATGGTACTGCGGCTTATGATATTACAACTACTGGAGAACCGGATGGCGCACGTCCGCATATTTGGGAAGCATTTAAATATAAATCAGCAAACTATATGAAATATTTACATGAATTTATTTTATCGGAAGGTGAAAAATATCAAGATTTATTACTTGCAAGAGAAGATATAATTCCGAACAAAACTGAAGGAAGTCCGAAAGATGGTTTAGACGGATGGATTTATTTGATGAGAAATTCAGCAAAAGATTTTGCAATACTATATTTTGAAAATAAATCAGCTCTTCCAATTTTAATTAATTTTCTTCCTAAAAAAGAATATTATTTTTTCTGGTTTAATACAATTACTGGCGAATGGTTGAATAAAATTATTTTAGAATCAGATGAAAATGGAAAAATATCACTTCCAAATTTTCCCGGAAATGAAAAAATATCATCAAGAGATTGGGCAGCGAAAATAATTATCAAAAACTTCTGA